A single window of Gossypium hirsutum isolate 1008001.06 chromosome A10, Gossypium_hirsutum_v2.1, whole genome shotgun sequence DNA harbors:
- the LOC121208335 gene encoding protein transport protein Sec61 subunit alpha-like: MGGGFRVLPLVRPFLSFLPEVQSADRKIPFREKVICTAVSLFIFLVCSQLPLYGIHSTTGADLFYWMRVILASNRGTVMELGITPIVTSGLVMQLLAGSKIIEVDNSVREDRALLLAKVEFGFGSGGKSKWSTSRLVPIIIFRDKSLSNYI; the protein is encoded by the coding sequence ATGGGAGGAGGGTTCAGAGTACTGCCTCTGGTTAGACCATTTCTTTCATTTCTGCCTGAAGTTCAGAGTGCTGACAGGAAAATTCCTTTTAGAGAGAAGGTCATCTGTACTGCCGTCTCCCTCTTCATCTTTTTGGTGTGCAGTCAGCTTCCACTCTATGGAATACACTCTACGACAGGTGCTGATCTTTTCTATTGGATGCGTGTTATCCTTGCATCAAACCGTGGAACTGTTATGGAACTTGGTATTACCCCCATTGTGACATCTGGATTGGTGATGCAACTCTTGGCTGGTTCAAAAATCATCGAGGTGGACAATAGTGTTCGTGAGGATCGAGCACTCCTATTGGCAAAAGTAgaattcggatttggatcggggggaaaaTCAAAATGGTCGACTAGTCGTCTCGTTCCGATTATCATCTTCCGAGataagtccttaagtaattatatttga